A single Pseudoxanthomonas sp. DNA region contains:
- a CDS encoding lamin tail domain-containing protein — translation MEMPRGRVAAVLASFVLLLAATSAQAQVVISQVYGGGGNSGATLKNDFIELRNNGPTAVDLTGWSVQYASSTGTTWNGRTNLSGSISAGGFYLIQQAQGAGGTVDLPTPDAVGTIAMAGTAGKVALSRSTTALTGACPIADANVVDFVGFGSAANCFEGSAPTGTLSNTTAALRGGDGSIDTDNNGADFAVGAPNPRNSGAEPPEPPDPPLALTIAQIQGNGLLSPHNGKRVVTEGIVTAIKFNNGFFLQAANDDGDPATSDAVFVFTSSAPPATAAVGNRVRVTGTVEEYTPSSNPHQLAITEIVTPTVEVLETGVALPAAIELTAAELGPDALPGTLERLEGMRVSVAQSVVIAPSGGSIDENDALSFSDGVFHVALPGVARPFREPGIGVMDAITLPAGKNPPRFDTNQERLMVRSRGQVGAQPLSVDTGAEVAGLLGVLDYFAGTWALLPDVGTPPTVSGGRLPEAVNDPSYDEVTVGSFNLLRLFDEVNDSNGAVTLTPEALDKRLAKAALAICDYLKAPDILGAVEVENLRVLQLLSERIDATCAARPGYVPYLQPGNDVGGINVGFLISSRPTADGLPRVEVLDVAQFGKETTIANPNGTTSVLNDRPPLRLRARVHQDATSSYPLTVIVNHLRSLNDINDTLPGSSGWATGGERVRVKRGAQAVYLAQLVQEMQQANPDEKIVLVGDFNAFEFNDGYVDVMGIIRGNAAPEDQVLTYMPSPLTVPLVDGSQLIADPAQRYSYSFEGNAQTLDHVLVNEALVMDAGLRVDHARINADFGVDNFGDASLAVRSSDHDPVRLSIRVPSFARADLSAAVTADRSSASVGETVRYTATVRNAGPGAASPAAFAFVFSAELSPSLASLPAGWSCAAPDVAAGTTRVACTVPSLAVGDEATFAIDAVVPASAAGATLGLGVSANSTVSDPADGDNTAAVSVAVAALPQTRADLSVKLLGAALPLRRGTIATLLVPVRNAGPDAAEQVTVRLTSNVDARYAAVAAPSGWSCTRVQDTAEGAAADCSRRGAMSRGVQTLAFALVVPGKPKRGTELEFEATVSSTTTDPDPANNHDRLVQRIR, via the coding sequence ATGGAAATGCCACGGGGCCGCGTCGCGGCCGTGCTTGCGTCTTTCGTCCTGCTCCTGGCCGCCACGTCGGCGCAGGCGCAGGTGGTCATCAGCCAGGTCTACGGCGGCGGCGGCAACAGCGGCGCCACGCTGAAGAACGACTTCATCGAGCTGCGCAACAACGGACCCACCGCGGTCGACCTGACCGGCTGGAGCGTGCAGTACGCCTCCTCCACGGGCACCACCTGGAATGGCCGCACCAACCTCAGCGGCAGCATCTCGGCCGGCGGCTTCTACCTGATCCAGCAGGCGCAGGGGGCCGGCGGCACGGTGGACCTGCCCACGCCCGACGCGGTGGGCACCATCGCGATGGCGGGCACCGCGGGCAAGGTCGCGCTGAGCCGCAGCACCACGGCGCTGACGGGGGCCTGCCCGATCGCCGATGCCAACGTGGTGGACTTCGTCGGCTTCGGCAGTGCCGCCAACTGCTTCGAAGGCAGCGCGCCGACCGGCACGCTCAGCAACACCACCGCCGCGCTGCGTGGCGGCGACGGCAGCATCGACACCGACAACAACGGCGCCGACTTCGCGGTCGGCGCGCCGAATCCGCGCAACAGCGGCGCCGAGCCGCCGGAACCGCCCGATCCGCCGCTGGCGCTGACCATCGCCCAGATCCAGGGCAACGGCCTGCTGTCCCCGCACAACGGCAAGCGCGTGGTCACCGAGGGCATCGTCACCGCGATCAAGTTCAACAACGGCTTCTTCCTGCAGGCCGCCAACGATGACGGCGACCCGGCCACGTCCGACGCCGTGTTCGTCTTCACCAGCAGCGCGCCGCCGGCCACCGCCGCCGTCGGCAACCGCGTGCGCGTCACCGGTACGGTGGAGGAATACACCCCGTCGTCCAATCCGCACCAGCTGGCGATCACCGAGATCGTCACGCCGACAGTGGAGGTGCTGGAAACCGGCGTGGCCCTGCCCGCCGCGATCGAGCTGACCGCCGCCGAACTCGGCCCCGACGCCCTGCCCGGTACGCTGGAACGCCTGGAAGGCATGCGCGTGAGCGTGGCGCAGTCGGTGGTGATCGCGCCGTCGGGCGGCAGCATCGACGAGAACGACGCGCTGTCCTTCAGCGACGGGGTGTTCCACGTCGCCCTGCCCGGCGTCGCGCGTCCGTTCCGCGAACCCGGCATCGGCGTGATGGATGCCATCACCCTGCCGGCCGGCAAGAACCCGCCGCGCTTCGACACCAACCAGGAACGCCTGATGGTGCGCAGCCGCGGCCAGGTCGGCGCGCAGCCGCTGTCGGTCGACACCGGGGCCGAGGTCGCGGGCCTGCTGGGCGTGCTGGACTACTTCGCCGGCACCTGGGCGCTGCTGCCCGACGTGGGCACGCCGCCGACCGTCAGCGGTGGCCGCCTGCCGGAAGCCGTCAACGACCCCAGCTACGACGAAGTCACCGTCGGCAGCTTCAACCTGCTGCGCCTGTTCGACGAGGTCAACGACAGCAACGGCGCGGTGACGCTGACGCCGGAAGCGCTGGACAAGCGCCTGGCCAAGGCGGCGCTGGCGATCTGCGACTACCTGAAGGCGCCGGACATCCTGGGCGCGGTGGAAGTGGAGAACCTGCGCGTGCTGCAGCTGCTGTCCGAGCGCATCGACGCCACCTGCGCCGCGCGCCCGGGCTACGTGCCGTACCTGCAGCCGGGCAACGACGTGGGCGGCATCAACGTCGGCTTTCTGATCAGCTCGCGCCCGACCGCTGATGGCCTGCCGCGCGTGGAGGTGCTGGACGTGGCCCAGTTCGGCAAGGAGACCACCATCGCCAATCCGAACGGCACCACCAGCGTGCTCAACGACCGTCCGCCGCTGCGCCTGCGCGCCCGCGTGCACCAGGACGCGACCTCGAGCTACCCGCTGACGGTCATCGTCAACCACCTGCGTTCGCTCAACGACATCAACGACACCCTGCCCGGCAGCAGCGGCTGGGCCACCGGCGGCGAGCGCGTGCGGGTGAAGCGCGGCGCCCAGGCGGTCTACCTGGCGCAGCTGGTGCAGGAGATGCAGCAGGCGAACCCGGACGAGAAGATCGTGCTGGTCGGCGACTTCAATGCGTTCGAATTCAACGACGGCTACGTGGACGTGATGGGCATCATCCGGGGCAACGCCGCGCCGGAAGACCAGGTGCTGACGTACATGCCCAGCCCACTGACCGTGCCGCTGGTCGACGGCTCGCAGCTGATCGCCGATCCCGCACAGCGTTACTCGTATTCGTTCGAGGGCAACGCGCAGACGCTGGACCATGTGCTGGTCAACGAAGCCCTGGTGATGGACGCCGGCCTGCGCGTGGACCATGCGCGGATCAACGCGGACTTCGGCGTGGACAACTTCGGCGATGCCTCGCTGGCCGTGCGTTCGTCGGACCACGATCCGGTGCGCCTGAGCATCCGCGTTCCGTCCTTCGCCCGCGCCGACCTGTCGGCGGCGGTGACGGCGGACCGCAGCAGCGCCAGCGTCGGCGAGACCGTGCGCTACACCGCCACGGTACGCAACGCCGGTCCCGGCGCGGCGTCGCCGGCGGCGTTCGCCTTCGTGTTCTCGGCCGAACTGTCGCCGTCGCTGGCCTCGCTGCCGGCGGGCTGGAGCTGCGCGGCACCGGACGTCGCCGCCGGCACCACGCGCGTCGCCTGCACCGTGCCGTCGCTGGCGGTCGGTGACGAAGCGACCTTCGCCATCGACGCCGTCGTCCCGGCCAGCGCAGCGGGTGCCACGCTGGGCCTGGGCGTGTCGGCCAACTCGACCGTGTCCGACCCGGCCGACGGCGACAACACCGCCGCCGTCTCGGTGGCCGTGGCCGCGTTGCCGCAGACCCGCGCCGACCTGTCGGTGAAGCTGCTGGGCGCCGCCCTGCCGCTGCGTCGCGGCACCATCGCCACGCTGCTGGTGCCCGTGCGCAATGCCGGTCCCGATGCGGCCGAGCAGGTGACGGTGCGCCTGACCAGCAATGTCGATGCCCGCTACGCCGCCGTCGCCGCCCCCAGCGGCTGGAGCTGCACGCGCGTGCAGGACACCGCCGAGGGCGCCGCCGCCGACTGCAGCCGCCGGGGCGCCATGTCCCGCGGCGTGCAGACGCTCGCCTTTGCGCTGGTGGTACCGGGCAAGCCGAAACGCGGGACGGAACTGGAGTTCGAGGCCACGGTGAGCAGCACGACGACCGACCCGGACCCCGCCAACAACCACGACCGCCTGGTCCAGCGCATCCGCTGA
- a CDS encoding tryptophan 2,3-dioxygenase: MALEKNERPLEAGIHTDLSGRMSYGGYLQLDRLLSAQHPVSDPAHHDEMLFIVQHQVSELWMKLMIHELQAAIGFLQRDQVWQCRKVLARSKQVLRQLTEQWSVLETLTPSEYMGFRDLLGPSSGFQSLQYRTIEFLLGNKNAAMLKVFSHDPQGHAGLEAVLDAPSLYDEFLMYLARWGHAIPAQHLQRDWRQSHAADTALLPVFEAIYEDTDRYWREYSLCEDLVDLESQFQLWRFRHMRTVMRIIGFKRGTGGSSGVGFLRQALELTFFPELFDVRTSIGPGR, from the coding sequence ATGGCCCTAGAGAAGAACGAACGCCCGCTGGAAGCCGGCATCCACACCGACCTGTCGGGCCGCATGAGCTACGGCGGCTACCTGCAGCTGGACCGTCTGCTGTCCGCGCAGCACCCGGTCTCGGACCCGGCGCACCACGACGAGATGCTGTTCATCGTGCAGCACCAGGTCTCGGAACTGTGGATGAAGCTGATGATCCACGAGCTGCAGGCCGCCATCGGCTTCCTGCAGCGCGACCAGGTGTGGCAGTGCCGCAAGGTGCTGGCGCGCAGCAAGCAGGTGTTGCGGCAGCTGACCGAACAATGGTCGGTGCTGGAGACGCTCACGCCGTCCGAATACATGGGCTTCCGCGACCTGCTGGGGCCGTCGTCCGGCTTCCAGTCGCTGCAGTACCGCACCATCGAGTTCCTGCTGGGCAACAAGAACGCCGCGATGCTGAAGGTGTTCTCGCACGATCCGCAGGGCCATGCCGGGCTCGAAGCGGTGCTCGATGCGCCCAGCCTGTACGACGAGTTCCTGATGTACCTCGCGCGCTGGGGCCATGCCATCCCGGCGCAGCACCTGCAGCGCGACTGGCGCCAGTCGCACGCCGCCGACACTGCCCTGCTGCCGGTGTTCGAGGCCATCTACGAAGACACCGACCGCTACTGGCGGGAGTATTCGCTGTGCGAGGACCTGGTGGACCTGGAGAGCCAGTTCCAGCTGTGGCGCTTCCGCCACATGCGCACGGTGATGCGCATCATCGGCTTCAAGCGCGGCACCGGCGGGTCCAGTGGCGTCGGGTTCCTGCGCCAGGCGCTGGAGCTGACGTTCTTCCCGGAACTGTTCGATGTCCGCACCTCGATCGGGCCCGGCCGCTGA